The following nucleotide sequence is from Caldicellulosiruptor saccharolyticus DSM 8903.
AAGAATACGTAAATTCTAAATATCAGCAATCAGTTGCAAAGGTTATCCTGCCAGAATCTGATTCAGAACAAGAGCGAAGACACAGGATACTCTATTATTTAAATGTAAAGTGGTTTATGCTCACTCTTTTGAACAGAAAAGACAGAATGAGTATGACAAACTCTCTTGAGGTAAGAGTCCCGTTTGCAGACTATAGACTTGTTGAATTTCTCTATAACATTCCGTGGAAAGTAAAATATCTTGAAAATGCAGAAAAAGGACTTCTAAGATGTGCATTTGAAGGCTTAATACCTGAAATTGTAAAAAGTCGCAAAAAGAGTCCTTATCCAAAAACTTATAATCCAAGATATTTGAAAAATGTAAGTGAAAAAGTCAAAAAGATTATAGAATCTCTTTCACCAATTTTTGAAATTATCAATAAAGAGCAGCTCAAAGAAATTTTAGATAATCCTAACTTTACATTTGAAAAACCATGGTTTGGACAGTTGATGACACTTCCTCAGTTTTTTGGGTACATTGTACAACTTGACTTTTGGGCAAAAGTTTACAATGTTAATTTCGAATAAAAATAAAATTATTCTTGTATTTTTATTCATTTTGAGATATAATTTTATCAGGCAATATTTAAGTATTGAAGTTACAATGTTATTTTGGTACTCTTATATACAAAAAGTCAAAAAGGAGAATGAAAATGAAGAAAGCAATACTCGTTTTAGAAGATGGACTTACATTTGAAGGAATCTCACTTGGTGCAGAAGGTGAAACAATTGGTGAGGTTGTTTTCAATACATGTATGACAGGTTATCAAGAGGTACTCACAGACCCTTCTTACAATGGTCAGATTGTCACAATGACTTACCCTCTAATAGGAAATTATGGCATAAACGATGAGGATGTTGAATCATACAAACCCCACGTTGAGGGTTTCATTGTAAGAGAAGCATGTAAAACACCTTCTAACTTTAGATCAAAAAAGACGTTAGACGAGTATCTAAAAGAGCACAACATAGTTGCAATTGAAGGTGTGGATACACGTGCAATTACAGAGCATATAAGAAACAAAGGCTCTATGTTTGGAATAATATCAACAGAGACTGATAACAAAGAGCTTCTTTTGAATAAAATTGCAGAATACAAAAAACAAAAACCTTACCTGGTGAAAGAGGTTTCAACAAAAGAAATGTATAGAATAAAAGGAAATGGCAAGAGGGTTGCTGTGCTTGACTTTGGAATAAAGCAGAATATATTAAGAGAGCTATCAAAAAGAGGACTTGATCTGTATGTTTTTCCATACAATGCTTCACTTGATGAAGTAATGAAAGTAAATCCTGATGGATTTGTATTCTCAAATGGCCCAGGTGATCCTACTGATCTTGAAGAAATATTTGATACTCTAAAAAGTATTATAAGTCTCAAAAAGCCTATCCTTGGAATATGTTTAGGACATCAGCTTTTGGGTCTTTGTTTAGGACTTAAGACATATAAGCTAAAATTTGGTCACCATGGTGGAAATCATCCTGTAAAAGATTTAACAACTGGCAAGGTCTACATTACCTCACAAAATCACAACTATGCAATTGAGTACAAAGAATATGACAAAATAAAGATAACCCACATAAATGTCAATGACAAAACTGTTGAAGGGTTTGCTCATTTAGACCTTCCAATTGTTTCTGTTCAATACCACCCTGAGGCAAGTCCTGGTCCACATGATTCAAAATATGTCTTTGACCAATACACAAAGCTTTTGAATGGAGTGTAGCAAAAGATGCCAAGGAGAGAAGATATAAAAAAGGTTTTAATTATTGGCTCTGGACCAATTGTAATTGGGCAGGCTGCTGAGTTTGACTATTCAGGAACTCAGGCCTGCCGTGCTTTAAAAGAGGAAGGAATAGAAGTTGTACTTGTCAACTCAAACCCAGCGACAATTATGACAGACACTGAAATAGCTGACAGAGTGTATATTGAGCCAATTTCTGTTGACTATATTGAAGAAATAATAAAAAAAGAAAGGCCACAGGGACTTTTAGCAGGACTTGGCGGACAGACTGCTTTAAACATGGCATTTGAATTAGCTGAAGCCGGTATGCTTGATAAATACAATGTAAAACTATTGGGAACATCATTAGAAACAATCAAAAAAGCAGAAGACAGAGAACTTTTCAAAAAGACAATGCTTGAGATAGGCGAGCCTGTACCAAAGAGTATCATTGCACATAATGTGGAAGAAGCTTTAGAATTTGCGAAAGAGGTTGGGTACCCTGTAATTGTCCGTCCTGCATATACTCTTGGTGGCACAGGTGGTGGCATTGCTTATAATGAAGAAGAACTTAAATACATCGCAAGCAAAGGATTGAAACTTTCTCTAATTCATCAGGTTTTGATTGAGCAAAGCGTTCTTGGTTGGAAAGAGATAGAATACGAAGTGATGAGAGATAGCCAAGATAACTGTATTACCGTGTGCAACATGGAAAACATTGACCCAGTTGGAATTCACACAGGCGACAGCATTGTTGTCGCTCCTTCGCAGACTCTTTCTGATAAAGAATATCAGATGCTAAGAAGCGCTGCAATAAATATTATCAGAAGTCTCAAAATCGAAGGTGGCTGCAATGTTCAGTTTGCTCTAAATCCAAACAGTATGGAATATGTTGTTATTGAAGTAAATCCAAGGGTGAGTCGTTCTTCTGCCTTAGCATCAAAAGCAACAGGTTATCCTATTGCTCGAATTGCAGCAAAGATTGCAATAGGTCTTACACTTGATGAGATAATCAATCCAATTACACAGAACACATATGCAAGCTTTGAGCCTTCTATTGACTATGTAGTTGTAAAAGTTCCTCGTTGGCCTTTTGACAAGTTTGAAAAAGCTGATAGAAGACTGGGAACACAAATGAAATCAACAGGCGAGGTAATGGCAATCGGAAGAACATTTGAAGAAGCATTTTTAAAAGCAATTGATTCATTAGATGTCAAAATAAATTACCAGCTTGGACTTAAAAAATTTGAGGAAATGAAAGATGATGAACTTTTGGAGTATATAAAAATCCCCAATGATGAAAGGGTATTTGCAATTTGTGAAGCACTGGCAAGAAACTATGATCCCAAATTTTTAAGTGAGCTTAGCAAAATTGATTTGTTCTTCATACAAAAATTCAAAAATATTGTAGAGGTGTCAAAACAGCTTAAAAAGTATGACCTTGACTCTTTGCCCTACGACCTTTTAAAAAAGGCAAAAAGGCTTGGTTTTGGCGATTCTTATATTGCAAACCTTCTAAAAGAAGACGTAGATGATGTAATTGAAATAAGAGAAAAGTGTAAATTAAAACCTTCATTTAAAATGGTTGATACATGTGCGGGTGAGTTTGAGGCAAAAACTCCCTACTTTTACTCAACATATGAAAGTGAAACCGACCTTCAAGTTAGCTCAAACAAAAAAGCAATAGTTATTGGCTCTGGTCCTATTAGAATTGGGCAAGGCATTGAATTTGACTATTGCTGTGTGCATTCAATATTTGCGCTCAAAGAAGAAGGTGTTGAGGCAATAATAATAAACAACAATCCTGAAACTGTTTCAACAGACTTTGACACATCTGACAAGCTCTTTTTTGAACCTCTTACAAAAGAGTGCGTACTTGATATTATAAAGCAAGAAAAACCTATGGGCGTAATTGTCCAGTTTGGTGGGCAGACAGCTATCAATATGGCTTCTTACCTTGCTAAAAATGGAGTAAAGATTTTAGGAACATCAATGGAAAGCATTGACATCGCTGAGGACAGAGACAAATTTTTGAATCTTTTAAAATCTCTTGGGATACCTTATCCTCAAGGCGGCTCTGCTTACAACTTAGAAGATGCAATTAAAGTAGCTGAGCAGATTGGCTATCCTGTTTTGGTAAGGCCATCTTATGTACTTGGTGGAAGGGCAATGGAAATAGTCTATAACAGACAAGAACTTGAAAGGTACATTAAAGCAGCAATGGAAATTTCTATAAAGCATCCTATTTTGATTGACAAGTATATCGTTGGCAAAGAGGCAGAGGTTGATGGAATTTCTGATGGTGAAGACGTTTTAATCCCTGGTATTATGGAACATATTGAAAGAGCTGGCGTTCACTCAGGTGACAGCATGGCAGTCTTCCCTCCTCATACACTTTCAGAAAGGGTAAAAGAAAAGATTGTTGATTACACAATAAAACTTGCACGTGCCCTCAAAGTTGTTGGACTTTTTAACATCCAGTTTGTAATTGACAAGGATGAAAATGTATATGTCATCGAGGTAAATCCAAGAGCAAGCAGGACCGTGCCAATCTTGAGCAAAGTAACAGGAATTCCAATGATAAAGATTGCCACAAAATTGATACTCGGTAAAAAACTTAAAGATTTGGGATACAGAACTGGTCTTGTAAAAGAGCCTGACTTTTTCGCAGTAAAAGCACCTGTATTTTCATTCTCAAAACTCTCGAAAGTGGATGCGTATTTAGGACCAGAGATGAAATCAACAGGTGAAGTACTTGGAATTTCTAAAAATCTTAAGGTTGCTCTTTACAAAGCTTTTGTTGCATCAAATCATAAGTTTGTAAAAGAGGGTAGTTGTTTTATCATGGCACCTGAGAGTGAAAGAGATTCAATTTTGCAGATTATAAGAAAACTGTATGAAATAAACTATAGAGTATATCTGCCTGAAAGTATGAAAAATATTGTAAAAGGTTTAAATGTCCAGTTTATAGATGAGAAAATTGCTGAAAAAATGCTAATGGAAGATAAATTTTCATTTATTATAAACATTCCATCAAAAGATTCAAATTACGAATTTGGGTTCAAAATGCGAAGACTTTCTGTTGAGTTTGGCATCACTACCCTGACCTCAATTGATACAGCAACTTACTATGTAGACGTACTGACATCACTTGATGAGCTTGAAAGAGATATCTACTGTTTAAATGATTTATTCAAAGGAGAAAGGATGAAACAATATGAGACATTTTCTTTCCTTAAATGAATTGACAAAAGATGAGATATTGTACTTGGTTGACCTTGCTTGTAGGCTAAAAAGTGAAGTAAAAAGAGGCTTTTTCTTTCCTTACCTTAAACACAAGGCATTAGGTTTGATTTTTACTAAGGCTTCTACACGAACAAGGGTATCATTTGAGGTGGGAATCAATCAGCTGGGTGGATACTCGCTCTATCTTAGTAAAAATGATTTGCAGCTTGGCCGCGGTGAGACAATAGAAGATACTGCAAAGGTTTTGTCAAGGTATCTTGATTTGATTGTAATTCGAACATATGCTCAAAGTGAGGTTGAAGAATTTGCAAAGTATTCTTCAATCCCTGTTATAAATGGTCTTACAGATGACTATCACCCAACTCAGATAATAGCTGATTTTCAGACAATCTTTGAGGAAAAAGGAAGACTAAAAGATTTGAAAATTGCCTACATTGGCGATGGAAATAATGTTGCAGCAACACTTTTGGTAGGTGCAAGTAAACTTGGACTTGATATAGCAGTGGCAACACCAAAAGGATATGAAATAAAAAAAGAAGTTGTTGACTTTGCTAAAGATGAGGCAAAGAGAAGTGGTAGCAATCTTATATTTACCGACAATCCAAAAGAGGCTGTAAAAGATGCAGATGTTGTCTACACAGACACGTGGGTTTCGATGGGGCAAGAAGAGGAAAAAGAAAAGAGGATAAAAGATTTTGAAGGTTACCAGGTAACTCAAGAGCTAATGAAACTTGCAAAAGAGGATGCAATATTCTTGCACTGTCTTCCCGCTTATAGAGGTTTTGAAGTTACTCCTGAGGTTATTGACGGTCCTCAATCCAAAGTTTTTGATGAGGCTGAAAACAGGCTTCATGCCCACAAGGCTATTATGGTGTTTGTGTGTTTAGGGAGAATATGAAATGATTTAAAAAAAAGGGCTCCATATCAACAGCCAAAAAAATTGATATGGAGCCCTATTGTTTTTGTTTTCTATAAAACGCTTCTAATTGTTTCTAAGAAACTTACTAAATCTTCCTTTCCCTCATCAATCTTATTTATAATAGCACTTCCGATGACAATGCCGTCTGCTACTTCTTTAAGCTTCAGTACGTCTTCTTTGCTCTTGATTCCAAACCCTACAGCAAGAGGTGTTGAAGTAACTTTTTTTAGTTCACTTAATAGTTCATAAATGCTTTTGTCAATTTCGCCTTTAAAGCCTGTAACACCTTTTCTTGTAACACAGTAAACAAACCCTTTTGAAGTTTTTGCAATCATTTTTGCTCTTTCAATTGAGCTTATAGATATAAGGTCAATATAATGCACTCCATTTTCTCTACAGGCAGCCTTAAACTCAGCGCTTTCTTCATACGAAATATCAGGTATAATCACTGCATCTGCACCAAAGTCTTTGCAGTCTTTGAAAAACTTTTCAATTCCCCTTTTGTAAACTGTATTTGCATAAAGCATTATTGCAATGGGCTTGTCCTTTTTAAACTTTTCTATGCTATAAAAAAGATGGTCTAATTTTATATCTTCTTTCAAGGCCTTAACCGACGCTCTTTGAATAACCTCACCATCTGCAATAGGATCAGAAAATGGAAAGCCAAGTTCCAAAACATCTACATATGAATAGATAAGCTTTATATAATCAAGAGTTTCCCCCTTAGTTGGATAGCCAAATGTTGTATAACCTATAAACGCCTTTTTCCCTTTTATTTTTAGCTCCTCAAATTTCTTATCAATCAAATTCACCTTTAATCTTCCCTCCAAAACTGTAAAATAGTAGCAATATCCTTATCTCCTCTTCCAGAAAGATTTATAACAACCACATCGTCTTTTTTGAACATACCATTCTTTGCCCTTTTTACAACCTCTGCAATAGCATGAGAGCTCTCTAAGGCTGGGATAATTCCTTCCAACTTACACAAAAGCAAAAATGCCTCTACTGCCTTTTCATCTTCTATCCCCACATACTCAACTCTTCCTATCTCTTTTAAGTAAGCGTGTTCAGGACCAACCCCTGGATAGTCAAGCCCTGCTGAAATTGAGTGTGTATTTAAAATCTGGCCATCTTCATCCTGCAGTACATACGTCTTTGCACCATGAAGGATGCCAACAGAGCCACTGCAAAGTGTTGCAGCAGTCTTTCCGGTATTCACACCTTCACCTGCACCTTCAACACCTATCAGCTTTACCTCAGGCTCATCTAAAAAGGCTGAAAAAATACCTATTGCGTTTGATCCACCACCCACACATGCAAAAACATAGTCAGGAAGTCTTCCCTCCTGTTCTAAAATTTGCTTTTTTGTCTCATTGCCAATAACACTTTGAAAATACTTTACTATCCTTGGAAAAGGATGTGGGCCCGCAGCGGTACCAAAAAGATAAAAAGTGTAATCATATGTCTCACTCCAGTCGCGCATTGCTTCGTTTATAGCATCTTTTAGTGTTTT
It contains:
- the argF gene encoding ornithine carbamoyltransferase, giving the protein MRHFLSLNELTKDEILYLVDLACRLKSEVKRGFFFPYLKHKALGLIFTKASTRTRVSFEVGINQLGGYSLYLSKNDLQLGRGETIEDTAKVLSRYLDLIVIRTYAQSEVEEFAKYSSIPVINGLTDDYHPTQIIADFQTIFEEKGRLKDLKIAYIGDGNNVAATLLVGASKLGLDIAVATPKGYEIKKEVVDFAKDEAKRSGSNLIFTDNPKEAVKDADVVYTDTWVSMGQEEEKEKRIKDFEGYQVTQELMKLAKEDAIFLHCLPAYRGFEVTPEVIDGPQSKVFDEAENRLHAHKAIMVFVCLGRI
- the trpA gene encoding tryptophan synthase subunit alpha produces the protein MNLIDKKFEELKIKGKKAFIGYTTFGYPTKGETLDYIKLIYSYVDVLELGFPFSDPIADGEVIQRASVKALKEDIKLDHLFYSIEKFKKDKPIAIMLYANTVYKRGIEKFFKDCKDFGADAVIIPDISYEESAEFKAACRENGVHYIDLISISSIERAKMIAKTSKGFVYCVTRKGVTGFKGEIDKSIYELLSELKKVTSTPLAVGFGIKSKEDVLKLKEVADGIVIGSAIINKIDEGKEDLVSFLETIRSVL
- the trpB gene encoding tryptophan synthase subunit beta; translated protein: MDRYFGRFGGMYAPETLMPALLEIEKEFVRLIEDENFKSEYEFYLKNYVGRPSPLYWAKNLSKHLGVKIYLKREDLNHTGAHKINNCIGQALLAKHMGKKRLIAETGAGQHGVATATVAALFGMECEIFMGEEDAKRQYHNVQRMKMLGSSVRVVDKGSKTLKDAINEAMRDWSETYDYTFYLFGTAAGPHPFPRIVKYFQSVIGNETKKQILEQEGRLPDYVFACVGGGSNAIGIFSAFLDEPEVKLIGVEGAGEGVNTGKTAATLCSGSVGILHGAKTYVLQDEDGQILNTHSISAGLDYPGVGPEHAYLKEIGRVEYVGIEDEKAVEAFLLLCKLEGIIPALESSHAIAEVVKRAKNGMFKKDDVVVINLSGRGDKDIATILQFWRED
- the carB gene encoding carbamoyl-phosphate synthase (glutamine-hydrolyzing) large subunit — translated: MPRREDIKKVLIIGSGPIVIGQAAEFDYSGTQACRALKEEGIEVVLVNSNPATIMTDTEIADRVYIEPISVDYIEEIIKKERPQGLLAGLGGQTALNMAFELAEAGMLDKYNVKLLGTSLETIKKAEDRELFKKTMLEIGEPVPKSIIAHNVEEALEFAKEVGYPVIVRPAYTLGGTGGGIAYNEEELKYIASKGLKLSLIHQVLIEQSVLGWKEIEYEVMRDSQDNCITVCNMENIDPVGIHTGDSIVVAPSQTLSDKEYQMLRSAAINIIRSLKIEGGCNVQFALNPNSMEYVVIEVNPRVSRSSALASKATGYPIARIAAKIAIGLTLDEIINPITQNTYASFEPSIDYVVVKVPRWPFDKFEKADRRLGTQMKSTGEVMAIGRTFEEAFLKAIDSLDVKINYQLGLKKFEEMKDDELLEYIKIPNDERVFAICEALARNYDPKFLSELSKIDLFFIQKFKNIVEVSKQLKKYDLDSLPYDLLKKAKRLGFGDSYIANLLKEDVDDVIEIREKCKLKPSFKMVDTCAGEFEAKTPYFYSTYESETDLQVSSNKKAIVIGSGPIRIGQGIEFDYCCVHSIFALKEEGVEAIIINNNPETVSTDFDTSDKLFFEPLTKECVLDIIKQEKPMGVIVQFGGQTAINMASYLAKNGVKILGTSMESIDIAEDRDKFLNLLKSLGIPYPQGGSAYNLEDAIKVAEQIGYPVLVRPSYVLGGRAMEIVYNRQELERYIKAAMEISIKHPILIDKYIVGKEAEVDGISDGEDVLIPGIMEHIERAGVHSGDSMAVFPPHTLSERVKEKIVDYTIKLARALKVVGLFNIQFVIDKDENVYVIEVNPRASRTVPILSKVTGIPMIKIATKLILGKKLKDLGYRTGLVKEPDFFAVKAPVFSFSKLSKVDAYLGPEMKSTGEVLGISKNLKVALYKAFVASNHKFVKEGSCFIMAPESERDSILQIIRKLYEINYRVYLPESMKNIVKGLNVQFIDEKIAEKMLMEDKFSFIINIPSKDSNYEFGFKMRRLSVEFGITTLTSIDTATYYVDVLTSLDELERDIYCLNDLFKGERMKQYETFSFLK
- the carA gene encoding glutamine-hydrolyzing carbamoyl-phosphate synthase small subunit produces the protein MKKAILVLEDGLTFEGISLGAEGETIGEVVFNTCMTGYQEVLTDPSYNGQIVTMTYPLIGNYGINDEDVESYKPHVEGFIVREACKTPSNFRSKKTLDEYLKEHNIVAIEGVDTRAITEHIRNKGSMFGIISTETDNKELLLNKIAEYKKQKPYLVKEVSTKEMYRIKGNGKRVAVLDFGIKQNILRELSKRGLDLYVFPYNASLDEVMKVNPDGFVFSNGPGDPTDLEEIFDTLKSIISLKKPILGICLGHQLLGLCLGLKTYKLKFGHHGGNHPVKDLTTGKVYITSQNHNYAIEYKEYDKIKITHINVNDKTVEGFAHLDLPIVSVQYHPEASPGPHDSKYVFDQYTKLLNGV